In Juglans microcarpa x Juglans regia isolate MS1-56 chromosome 8D, Jm3101_v1.0, whole genome shotgun sequence, the following are encoded in one genomic region:
- the LOC121242935 gene encoding U-box domain-containing protein 5-like isoform X3, which produces MALHAHAISGIAHDLQRTKFPLEPAEEEAGKVILGLLRQAIPVSNSVNDLELEAVRLAALTLKITSPSAVLIERRSIKSLHDKAPDTDPKKKILKWLFYLLRKYGTIIGRYQDDDSHMQCDETQADDFGTPEPPKEFKCPISLQVMHDPVIIASGLTFERFWIEQWFNEGNQTCPITQMTLDNLFMTPNSVLKELVSAWSSKQGITIPDPYLEPNTSSHVSLDSSFSSSIASIPCSVNYLNLQLSAVSIRSSGTDDVPEILDHFSESRLSCRHRQKNAVSQELNNSTESYGNMLASLSRLAALSWGSQCKTVRDVNKTLRENKHACHTTISNSCVEPLIKFLKDAHELNDVKQQRDGAEVLLMILRNSSSEMLLFDKDGIYVLASYIDTEITGEVLGIIEVLSSQPKYKSMIVASGVLPSILKVLDTKTRDFHSIAMQILCNLSFNCDVGYHIVYLDCIPKLIQLLGDPDLARFCIEIIRNLCSIVEVRIAVAESSSCISDISQILETGTKEEQEHAADVLLFVCREHADFCQLVMRGTIIQSLFDLSLNGNSRGQKIASELLQLLENVKDDPPECSIPEIDLALLDISSSSSCQNEEKKPSYRAFWFFGKILSLYSIRSS; this is translated from the exons ATGGCTCTACATGCTCATGCA ATATCTGGAATTGCCCATGATCTTCAGCGCACAAAGTTTCCCCTTGAACCTGCTGAAGAAGAGGCTGGGAAGGTTATATTAGGACTGCTTCGACAAGCAATTCCTGTGTCCAATTCTGTGAATGATTTAGAACTCGAGGCTGTTCGACTTGCAGCTTTGACATTAAAAATTACATCCCCTTCTGCAGTTTTGATAGAGAGAAGATCTATTAAGAGTTTACATGATAAAGCCCCTGACACAGACCCtaagaaaaaaatcttgaagTGGCTCTTCTATCTTTTGAGGAAATATGGAACAATAATTGGACGATACCAGGATGATGACAGCCATATGCAGTGTGATGAGACTCAAGCCGATGACTTTGGTACACCCGAACCTCCCAAGGAGTTCAAGTGTCCCATCTCTCTGCAGGTGATGCATGATCCAGTGATTATTGCTTCTGGGCTGACATTTGAACGATTTTGGATAGAGCAGTGGTTTAATGAGGGTAACCAGACATGCCCTATAACTCAAATGACGCTTGACAACTTGTTCATGACTCCAAACTCTGTACTGAAGGAACTCGTATCAGCTTGGTCTTCCAAGCAGGGGATTACTATTCCTGACCCATATTTAGAACCAAACACTTCCTCTCATGTCTCCCTGGATTCTTCATTTTCCAGTTCCATTGCCAGCATTCCTTGTTCTGTGAATTACTTGAACCTTCAACTTAGTGCTGTGTCCATACGCTCTTCAGGGACTGATGATGTTCCAGAAATTTTAGACCACTTTAGTGAAAGCAGATTAAGTTGTAGGCATAGACAGAAGAATGCAGTTTCTCAAGAACTTAACAATTCTACAGAGAGTTATGGAAACATGTTGGCGTCTCTTTCCAGACTTGCTGCACTTTCATGGGGATCACAGTGCAAGACAGTTAGAGATGTGAACAAAACACTTCGGGAAAATAAACACGCATGTCATACTACAATTTCCAACAGTTGTGTCGAACCTTTGATTAAATTTTTGAAGGATGCACATGAATTAAATGATGTAAAACAACAGAGAGATGGAGCAGAGGTGCTGTTGATGATTTTGAGAAATAGCAG CAGTGAAATGCTACTGTTTGATAAAGATGGGATTTACGTGTTGGCATCATATATTGACACTGAAATCACTGGAGAAGTCCTTGGTATCATAGAGGTTTTGTCTTCCCAACCTAAATACAAGTCTATGATAGTGGCATCTGGTGTTCTTCCTTCCATTCTTAAAGTCCTCGATACCAAGACCAGGGACTTTCACAGTATTGCCATGCAGATACTGTGTAATTTATCCTTCAATTGTGATGTTGGATACCATATAGTGTATTTGGACTGCATTCCAAAGCTGATTCAGTTATTGGGTGATCCAGATCTGGCTCGGTTTTGCATTGAGATCATTAGGAACCTATGCAGTATAGTAGAGGTTAGGATTGCAGTAGCTGAAAGCAGCTCGTGCATCAGTGACATTTCCCAAATACTCGAAACTGGAACGAAGGAGGAACAAGAACATGCTGCAGATGTTCTTCTTTTTGTATGTCGTGAGCATGCCGACTTCTGTCAACTGGTCATGAGAGGCACCATCATACAATCTTTATTCGATTTGTCTCTCAATGGGAATTCCAGAGGTCAAAAAATTGCCTCCGAATTGCTCCAACTCTTGGAAAATGTCAAAGATGATCCTCCAGAATGTTCAATTCCCGAAATTGATCTGGCCCTGCTCGACATCTCAAGCTCCTCCAGCTGCCAGAATGAAGAGAAGAAACCGTCTTACAGGGCATTTTGGTTCTTTGGAAAGATTTTATCACTATATTCCATACGTAGCTCTTAG
- the LOC121242936 gene encoding CBS domain-containing protein CBSX3, mitochondrial-like → MQGLVRAIRSYQETFRAAILQQHGNGGAAFEVEKFLSRFGGVTSSSRSSPVQLKGLENVTVAEVLMTKGGEKVGSWLWCHTDDAVIHAVKKMAANNIGSLVVLKPVVQHLAGLVTERDYTMKIIGQGRSPTLTRVGEIMTDKDKLITVTSDTNILKAMQLMTENRIRHVPVMDGKIVGMISIVDVVRAVVEQQSGELKRLNEFIRGDYY, encoded by the exons ATGCAAGGACTAGTCAGAGCAATACGATCTTACCAAGAAACATTCAGGGCTGCAATTCTGCAGCAGCATGGGAATGGAGGAGCAGCattcgaagtggagaaattccTTTCGCGTTTTGGAGGCGTCACCTCCTCCTCTAGATCTTCACCCGTGCAGCTGAAGGGGCTGGAGAATGTGACGGTGGCAGAGGTGCTGATGACAAAGGGAGGAGAAAAAGTTGGTTCCTGGCTGTGGTGCCACACTGATGATGCTGTCATTCATGCTGTAAAAAAG ATGGCTGCAAATAATATTGGGTCGCTAGTTGTCCTAAAACCAGTGGTGCAACATCTTGCAGGACTCGTCACCGAAAGAG ACTACACGATGAAAATAATCGGGCAAGGAAGATCACCGACGCTTACAAGAGTTGGGGAAATTATGACTGATAAG GACAAACTGATAACGGTGACatctgataccaacattcttAAAGCAATGCAGCTCATGACAG AGAATCGGATACGACATGTTCCAGTGATGGATGGGAAGATAGTTGGAATGATCTCCATTGTAGATGTTGTAAGAGCAGTAGTGGAGCAGCAAAGTGGAGAACTGAAGCGATTGAACGAATTCATTAGAGGTGACTACTATTAG